A window of Pedobacter lusitanus contains these coding sequences:
- a CDS encoding response regulator transcription factor has protein sequence MKILLVEDDPNLGMLLQDYLQLKGKLDVVLCADGEEGLRTFNKQTFDLCILDVMMPKKDGFALGKEIRKINENIPIIFATAKAMMEDKASAYDLGGDDYITKPFRIEELLLRINALLKRVSARETKTAEPVQSQFQIGSYTFDYTTQLIQHNGQQQKLSTKEAELLQLLCLKQNAVLTREEALLSIWHDDNYFNGRSMDVFLSKLRKYLKEDPKVEILNVHGKGYKLLIN, from the coding sequence ATGAAAATTCTATTGGTCGAAGATGATCCTAACCTGGGAATGCTGCTGCAAGACTATTTACAGCTAAAGGGTAAACTTGATGTAGTGTTATGTGCAGATGGCGAAGAAGGTCTCAGGACTTTTAATAAGCAGACTTTTGATTTGTGTATTCTGGATGTGATGATGCCCAAAAAAGATGGTTTTGCATTAGGTAAAGAGATCAGAAAGATCAATGAGAATATTCCTATTATTTTTGCCACTGCAAAAGCGATGATGGAAGATAAAGCTTCGGCCTATGACTTAGGGGGAGATGATTATATTACAAAACCATTCCGTATAGAAGAACTGCTGCTCAGAATCAATGCGCTGCTTAAGCGTGTATCAGCCAGGGAAACGAAGACTGCTGAGCCTGTTCAGTCGCAGTTCCAGATAGGAAGTTATACTTTTGATTATACGACACAACTGATTCAGCATAACGGACAGCAGCAAAAACTTTCAACCAAGGAGGCTGAGCTTCTACAATTGCTTTGCCTGAAGCAGAATGCGGTTCTTACCCGCGAGGAGGCTTTGCTGAGTATCTGGCATGATGATAATTACTTTAATGGCAGAAGTATGGATGTGTTTCTCAGTAAACTGCGCAAATACCTGAAAGAAGACCCTAAAGTGGAGATTCTGAATGTACATGGTAAGGGCTATAAACTTTTGATTAATTAG